A stretch of the Ochrobactrum sp. BTU1 genome encodes the following:
- a CDS encoding L,D-transpeptidase produces MTRNQKSRGIGIIDVRAKPGHKTRGLLAAGNLVLECALGKGGISAFKREGDGATPLSSMRLLYGYRRGDGGQWPLSPLPLRRVRKLDGWCDAPKDANYNRPVNLPFKPSHEKMWRNDDVYDACIVMDWNISPRKRGCGSAIFFHLARPGYTPTEGCIALKRADMARLLPHLTNRTVIRVLR; encoded by the coding sequence TTGACCAGAAATCAAAAAAGCCGCGGCATTGGCATTATCGATGTACGGGCAAAGCCCGGCCATAAAACGCGCGGCCTGCTTGCTGCTGGCAATTTGGTATTGGAATGTGCGCTTGGCAAGGGGGGAATCAGCGCTTTCAAGCGCGAAGGCGACGGTGCTACGCCGCTTTCTTCCATGCGACTGCTCTATGGCTATCGTCGTGGCGATGGCGGACAATGGCCGTTATCGCCCTTGCCGCTGCGCCGGGTGCGTAAGCTGGATGGCTGGTGCGATGCGCCAAAAGACGCCAATTACAATCGTCCGGTCAATCTGCCGTTTAAGCCAAGTCACGAGAAGATGTGGCGCAATGACGATGTTTATGATGCCTGTATCGTCATGGACTGGAACATCAGCCCACGCAAACGAGGTTGCGGCAGTGCGATCTTCTTCCATCTTGCCCGTCCGGGTTATACGCCGACCGAGGGCTGTATAGCATTGAAGCGCGCCGATATGGCGCGCCTCCTGCCTCATTTGACGAATAGGACCGTGATCCGCGTATTGCGGTAA
- a CDS encoding cyclic nucleotide-binding domain-containing protein yields the protein MALDDDIRILGSVGLFESFTPEQLRLLAFGAERLVLRAGRELFREGQSADCGYIVVSGNITLFHDADEGRIAIRPVGPGAMLGEMALIAQTTRLTGALAEEETEVIRISRAIFRRILEEYPEAAASLHAHISKNLLQLIADIEKVAPQLNGND from the coding sequence ATGGCGCTCGATGACGATATTCGCATTCTCGGCTCAGTAGGCCTGTTCGAGTCTTTCACACCCGAACAGTTGCGTCTGCTCGCCTTTGGCGCAGAACGCCTTGTTCTGCGTGCCGGTCGTGAACTGTTCCGCGAGGGCCAGAGTGCCGATTGCGGCTATATCGTCGTATCTGGCAACATCACCTTGTTTCATGATGCAGACGAAGGGCGGATCGCGATCCGCCCCGTCGGCCCCGGCGCGATGCTGGGCGAAATGGCGCTGATTGCGCAGACCACCCGCCTGACAGGCGCCCTGGCCGAAGAAGAGACCGAAGTCATCCGCATCAGCCGTGCGATCTTCCGGCGCATTCTGGAAGAATATCCGGAAGCCGCAGCATCGCTGCACGCCCATATCAGCAAAAACCTGCTGCAGCTGATTGCCGACATCGAAAAAGTCGCGCCACAGCTTAATGGCAACGACTAA
- a CDS encoding outer membrane lipoprotein carrier protein LolA, producing MMFSRISAFAKASRFAAFLGLGALILGSVAPVFTPVAAQAQGAGNAAAAQQIADHFSSVRTMTGEFVQFGPKGDQTGGTFYIERPGKIRFNYNNSPVRVISDGNQVVINNRKLDTWDMYALGTTPLKLLLSDKIDLGGGRLQSVKQDPDMTTLVIGDKKVFGSSKITLMFEPKTYELKQWTITDAQGLDTTVMIFNLRTGVRFTDDMFKIDYQRIAMKRKGQ from the coding sequence ATGATGTTCTCCCGCATTTCCGCATTTGCGAAAGCCAGCCGTTTCGCGGCCTTCCTCGGATTGGGAGCATTGATTCTTGGTTCTGTTGCGCCGGTGTTCACTCCCGTTGCGGCTCAGGCGCAGGGCGCGGGAAATGCCGCGGCCGCTCAGCAGATTGCAGATCATTTCTCTTCTGTTCGCACCATGACCGGTGAGTTCGTTCAGTTTGGCCCGAAGGGCGACCAGACAGGCGGCACTTTCTATATCGAGCGTCCGGGCAAAATCCGTTTCAATTACAACAACTCGCCGGTACGCGTGATTTCGGATGGAAATCAGGTTGTCATCAACAATCGTAAGCTCGATACCTGGGATATGTATGCGCTGGGCACCACGCCGCTAAAGCTGCTTCTTTCCGATAAGATTGACCTTGGCGGTGGCCGTCTTCAGAGCGTCAAACAGGACCCGGATATGACCACACTGGTCATTGGTGACAAAAAAGTGTTCGGCAGCTCCAAGATTACGCTGATGTTCGAGCCAAAGACTTATGAGCTGAAGCAGTGGACGATCACCGATGCGCAAGGCCTTGATACAACGGTGATGATCTTCAATTTGCGCACCGGTGTGCGCTTTACCGACGATATGTTCAAGATCGACTATCAGCGCATCGCGATGAAGCGCAAAGGCCAGTAA
- a CDS encoding response regulator transcription factor yields MTGRTILIVDDDEDLRSILVEQLELCEEFQILQEDNATKGIQTARNGIVDLLIMDVGLPDMDGREAVKLLRKGGFKAPIIMLTGHDTESDTILGLESGANDYVTKPFKFAVLLARIRAQLRQHEQSEDATFIVGPYTFKPGQKLLLDEKGSKIRLTEKEAAIIKYLYRAGDKVIGRDVLLEEVWGYNSGVTTHTLETHVYRLRQKIEKDPSNASLLVTESGGYKLVP; encoded by the coding sequence ATGACAGGTCGTACAATACTGATTGTGGACGATGACGAAGATCTCCGCTCCATCCTCGTCGAACAGCTGGAGCTGTGCGAAGAATTCCAGATTCTTCAGGAAGACAACGCTACCAAGGGCATCCAGACGGCCCGCAATGGCATTGTCGATCTGTTGATTATGGATGTTGGCCTGCCGGACATGGACGGGCGCGAAGCGGTTAAGCTTCTGCGCAAGGGCGGCTTCAAGGCTCCGATCATCATGCTTACCGGTCACGACACCGAATCGGACACGATTCTCGGTCTCGAATCGGGTGCGAATGATTACGTCACCAAGCCGTTCAAGTTCGCGGTTCTGCTTGCCCGCATCCGCGCGCAGCTGCGCCAGCATGAGCAGAGTGAAGACGCGACATTCATCGTTGGTCCTTACACCTTCAAGCCAGGCCAGAAGCTGCTTCTCGATGAGAAGGGCAGCAAGATTCGCCTGACCGAAAAGGAAGCAGCCATCATCAAGTATCTCTATCGCGCCGGCGACAAGGTCATTGGCCGCGATGTGCTGCTTGAGGAAGTCTGGGGCTATAATTCCGGCGTCACGACACACACGCTGGAAACCCATGTCTACCGTCTGCGCCAGAAAATTGAGAAGGATCCGTCCAACGCATCGCTTCTGGTTACAGAAAGCGGGGGATACAAACTTGTCCCATGA
- a CDS encoding purine permease, whose translation MNTHPTGIVASPRPEDEKLSVTANLAYGFQHVLTMYGGIVAVPLIIGQAAGLSPSEIGLLITASLFAGGVATVLQTIGIPFFGCQLPLVQGVSFAGVATMVAIVTSAETGEAGIQVVLGAVMAAALIGFLITPIFSRVTRFFPPLVTGIVITTIGLTLMPVAARWAMGGNSNAPDFGGMSNIGLAGLTLAIVLLLSKIGNATISRLSILLAMVIGTGIAWLLGMTDFSRVAEGPVMALPEVFHFGWPIFSIAATLSMFIVIVVTLVETSADILAVGEILETKVNSRRLGDGLRADMASSILAPVVGSFTQSAFAQNVGLVAVTGVKSRYVVATGGLILITLGLLPVMGRVIACVPPAVLGGAGIVLFGTVAASGIRTLSKVDYQNNINLIIVATSIGFGMIPIAAPEFYHHFPAWFETIFHSGISSAALMAIVLNLMFNEFKAGNSNQMSVFAEGTERIIRHHQIAELHDGDYVQNGKLYDAEGNEVKIVPAGAH comes from the coding sequence GTGAATACACACCCAACCGGGATCGTGGCTAGTCCACGTCCCGAAGACGAAAAACTATCCGTTACAGCCAATCTGGCTTATGGATTTCAGCATGTTTTGACCATGTATGGCGGCATTGTAGCCGTCCCACTTATCATCGGTCAGGCGGCAGGCCTCAGCCCGAGCGAAATCGGCCTGTTGATTACCGCCTCGCTTTTTGCAGGCGGCGTGGCAACTGTACTGCAAACAATCGGTATTCCTTTTTTCGGCTGCCAGCTTCCACTGGTGCAGGGCGTATCATTCGCCGGTGTGGCCACGATGGTTGCCATTGTAACATCAGCAGAAACCGGCGAGGCGGGCATTCAGGTCGTGCTCGGAGCGGTGATGGCAGCAGCCCTCATAGGCTTTCTCATCACACCGATCTTTTCGCGCGTGACGCGTTTTTTTCCGCCCCTTGTGACCGGTATCGTAATTACCACCATCGGTCTCACTTTGATGCCGGTTGCAGCACGCTGGGCTATGGGCGGCAACAGCAATGCACCTGATTTTGGCGGCATGTCCAATATCGGTCTGGCCGGGCTGACGCTGGCGATCGTTCTGCTGTTGAGCAAGATCGGTAATGCCACCATCTCGCGTCTGTCCATCCTGCTTGCAATGGTGATCGGAACGGGGATCGCATGGCTTCTCGGCATGACGGACTTCTCGCGTGTTGCAGAAGGTCCAGTTATGGCACTGCCCGAAGTCTTCCATTTCGGCTGGCCGATTTTCAGTATTGCAGCAACACTTTCGATGTTCATCGTGATTGTCGTCACGCTGGTGGAAACCTCCGCCGATATTCTGGCGGTTGGTGAAATTCTGGAAACCAAGGTCAATTCCCGCCGTCTGGGCGATGGCTTACGTGCCGATATGGCATCGAGCATTCTCGCACCCGTCGTCGGCTCGTTCACACAGAGCGCCTTTGCACAGAATGTGGGCCTTGTGGCGGTGACGGGTGTGAAAAGCCGTTATGTGGTTGCGACTGGCGGGCTTATTCTCATCACGCTCGGCCTGCTGCCGGTGATGGGGCGCGTGATTGCCTGCGTTCCGCCAGCCGTACTTGGCGGCGCTGGCATCGTTTTGTTTGGAACGGTTGCCGCAAGCGGTATCCGCACGCTGTCAAAGGTCGACTATCAGAACAATATCAATCTGATCATCGTGGCGACTTCCATCGGTTTCGGCATGATCCCGATTGCCGCACCGGAATTCTATCACCACTTCCCGGCATGGTTTGAGACGATCTTTCATTCAGGCATCAGCTCTGCTGCTTTGATGGCAATCGTGCTCAACCTCATGTTCAACGAGTTCAAAGCTGGTAACTCAAACCAGATGTCGGTGTTTGCTGAGGGTACGGAACGCATCATTCGCCACCATCAGATCGCAGAACTGCATGATGGCGATTATGTCCAGAACGGCAAACTCTACGATGCGGAGGGCAATGAAGTGAAAATCGTCCCGGCAGGTGCTCATTAA
- a CDS encoding ATP-binding cassette domain-containing protein, producing the protein MSSLLTLQDISCVTADGRTLFSGINFSVTEGRIGLVGRNGIGKSTLLKIMSGDLLPSSGSVTRSSRIGMLAQNVGGDVQQTLADLFDARDAFEMLERIEAGAGTDVDFEQADWLLPQRFDEALLSFGISLSPQTRLCELSGGQQTRAALAALLFQKPDLILLDEPTNNLDRDGRHAVADMLAKWQGGAVVVSHDRELLRSMDAIAELSQGALALYGGNWDFYHERKELEREGAARDLELAQRDVKQVRLKAQEAAERQAKSDARGRKSRADAGMSKLLLDARADKAQKTGGRGELLAERNAERAQSQLRDAEAKVERNKPMRFNIEAALSPSGRVVLEMLNVFGGPVPENPVIRDFSLRIVGPERIVIRGANGAGKTSLLRLIAGDLQPTSGEIRRFVPVAMFDQQMSLMDRGATLYENFRRLNKGASDNDAHAALARFSFRGEGTSRLAGSLSGGELLRAALACILGGTLKPELLILDEPTNHLDIDSIEALETALNDYEGGLLLVSHDQAFLDAIGIERVIEL; encoded by the coding sequence ATGTCTTCTCTTCTCACTCTTCAGGATATTTCCTGCGTCACGGCTGATGGCCGTACTCTCTTTTCAGGCATCAATTTCAGTGTAACCGAAGGTCGCATCGGCCTTGTCGGGCGTAATGGTATTGGCAAATCCACGCTTTTGAAAATCATGAGCGGTGATTTGTTACCATCCAGTGGATCCGTCACGCGCAGCAGCCGGATTGGTATGCTTGCGCAGAATGTCGGCGGTGACGTTCAACAGACGCTCGCCGATTTGTTCGACGCGCGTGATGCCTTTGAAATGCTTGAACGGATCGAAGCGGGTGCGGGCACTGACGTTGATTTCGAACAAGCGGATTGGCTGTTGCCTCAGCGTTTCGATGAAGCTTTGCTGTCGTTCGGGATTTCGCTTTCGCCACAAACCCGGCTCTGCGAGTTGAGTGGCGGGCAGCAGACGCGAGCAGCGCTTGCAGCACTGCTGTTTCAGAAGCCCGATCTTATTTTGCTGGATGAACCGACCAATAATCTTGATCGCGATGGCCGTCACGCTGTTGCCGATATGCTTGCGAAATGGCAGGGGGGTGCTGTTGTCGTCAGCCATGATCGCGAATTGTTGCGGTCAATGGATGCGATAGCCGAGCTCTCGCAAGGCGCGTTGGCGCTTTATGGCGGCAATTGGGATTTCTACCACGAGCGGAAAGAACTGGAGCGGGAAGGGGCCGCGCGCGATCTCGAGCTTGCTCAGCGCGATGTAAAGCAGGTCAGGCTCAAGGCGCAGGAAGCTGCAGAACGGCAAGCAAAAAGTGATGCGCGCGGGCGCAAATCCCGTGCAGATGCGGGCATGAGCAAATTGTTGCTGGATGCGCGTGCCGACAAGGCGCAGAAGACCGGCGGTCGCGGAGAGCTACTTGCTGAGCGCAATGCCGAGCGTGCGCAAAGCCAGTTGCGCGACGCGGAAGCAAAGGTCGAGCGCAATAAGCCAATGCGTTTTAACATTGAGGCTGCGCTTTCGCCTTCCGGGCGTGTGGTGCTCGAAATGCTCAATGTTTTTGGTGGGCCAGTACCAGAAAACCCAGTCATCCGCGACTTCTCACTCAGAATCGTCGGGCCAGAGCGTATCGTCATTCGCGGCGCAAACGGAGCTGGAAAAACCTCGCTGTTACGGTTGATTGCTGGCGATTTGCAGCCAACTTCAGGCGAGATCAGACGATTTGTGCCGGTTGCCATGTTCGATCAGCAGATGAGCTTGATGGACCGCGGTGCAACGCTTTACGAGAACTTCCGCAGACTGAATAAGGGGGCGAGTGATAACGATGCTCATGCAGCATTAGCGCGTTTTTCATTTCGCGGGGAGGGCACCTCGCGTCTTGCAGGGAGCTTGAGTGGTGGCGAACTGCTGCGCGCTGCACTGGCCTGCATTCTTGGCGGAACGCTGAAGCCGGAATTACTGATCCTTGATGAGCCGACCAACCATCTCGATATCGATTCAATCGAAGCGTTGGAAACAGCCCTGAATGACTATGAAGGTGGCCTGCTGCTGGTCAGCCACGATCAGGCGTTTCTGGATGCCATCGGTATCGAGCGGGTCATTGAATTATAG
- the xth gene encoding exodeoxyribonuclease III gives MTFSVATWNINSVRLRMPLVEQFLSDYQPDVLCLQETKCPDDQFPSKGFRALGYEHIAISGQKGYHGVATISKRPLSDVEKIGFCEMGDCRHLSAVVAAGGKRLRIHNFYVPAGGDEPDPEVNPKFAHKLGFLEEMRAIVADRQDGNSSILVGDLNIAPLENDVWSHKQLLKIVSHTPIETTTLEDLRVKGGWSDLMRQVIPADQKIYTWWSYRAKDWDAADRGRRLDHIWGSADLEAHMQGLQILREARGWDRPSDHVPVIATFDLD, from the coding sequence ATGACATTTTCTGTTGCTACCTGGAACATCAATTCTGTTCGTCTGCGCATGCCGCTGGTCGAGCAGTTTTTAAGCGACTATCAGCCGGATGTTCTCTGTCTTCAGGAAACCAAATGTCCCGACGATCAGTTCCCTTCCAAGGGCTTTCGCGCACTTGGCTATGAGCATATCGCGATCAGTGGCCAGAAGGGTTATCACGGCGTCGCAACCATCTCGAAACGTCCACTGAGCGATGTCGAGAAAATCGGCTTTTGCGAGATGGGTGATTGCCGTCACTTAAGTGCAGTCGTCGCAGCGGGTGGAAAAAGGCTCCGTATCCATAATTTCTATGTGCCTGCCGGTGGTGATGAGCCAGACCCGGAAGTTAATCCAAAGTTCGCGCACAAGCTTGGTTTCCTTGAGGAAATGCGTGCGATTGTGGCTGACAGGCAGGATGGTAATTCATCCATCCTCGTGGGTGATCTCAACATCGCTCCGCTTGAAAACGATGTCTGGTCGCACAAGCAGCTGCTTAAAATCGTAAGCCACACGCCGATTGAAACCACCACGCTTGAAGACTTGCGCGTGAAAGGTGGGTGGAGCGATCTGATGCGTCAGGTCATTCCGGCTGACCAGAAAATCTATACATGGTGGAGCTATCGCGCCAAGGATTGGGATGCTGCCGATCGTGGTCGCCGCCTCGATCACATCTGGGGTTCGGCTGATCTGGAAGCGCATATGCAGGGACTACAGATCCTGCGTGAAGCACGCGGTTGGGATCGCCCATCCGATCACGTACCAGTGATTGCGACATTCGATCTGGATTAA